The following are encoded in a window of Phragmites australis chromosome 22, lpPhrAust1.1, whole genome shotgun sequence genomic DNA:
- the LOC133904968 gene encoding UPF0481 protein At3g47200-like, whose protein sequence is MASRRRIEESAWVADVEKAVADVHASAEESARWRRHSIYRVPACIKDLNCKAYQPQVVSLGPFHHGEPHLRPMDAHKRRSLVHFLRRARRPLSEFAAAVGDAVERLEGAYQGLGDEWRGGERFLELMVTDGCFLLEVMRTANRREVNDYADDDPVFSAHGLLYTVPYIRRDMLMIENQLPLLVLDRLLAVESGKEGNEELINGMVLRFLSPAAWPLVTGVGLALHPLDVLRRSLLYGPTPGPQAPPEESAPPDDIIRSAEELYEAGVRFKRSQTSSLLDIRFRNGTLYLPPIAVDDTTEYMLLNLMAFERLHTGAGNDVTAYVFFMDNMVDSARDVALLTARRVVQNTVGSDKAAAKLFSGLSRDVVLGPQSPLDDVHREVNAYCRKRRNRWRANLVHTYFRSPWSFLSLAAAVFLLAMTIMQTLYTVLQFYGDNS, encoded by the exons ATGGCATCCCGCCGGAGGATCGAGGAGAGCGCATGGGTGGCGGACGTCGAGAAGGCGGTGGCCGACGTCCACGCGTCGGCGGAGGAGTCCGCGCGGTGGCGTCGCCACTCCATCTACCGCGTGCCGGCGTGCATCAAGGACCTGAACTGCAAGGCATACCAGCCGCAGGTGGTGTCCCTGGGCCCCTTCCACCACGGCGAGCCCCACCTGCGTCCCATGGACGCGCACAAGCGCCGGTCCCTCGTCCACTTCCTCCGGCGCGCGCGCAGGCCGCTGTCGGAGTTCGCGGCCGCGGTCGGGGACgcggtcgagcggctggagggCGCGTACCAGGGCCTCGGTGACGAGTGGCGCGGCGGGGAGAGGTTCCTGGAGCTGATGGTGACCGACGGGTGCTTCCTGCTGGAGGTGATGCGGACGGCGAACAGGAGGGAGGTGAACGACTACGCCGACGACGACCCAGTGTTCAGCGCCCACGGCCTGCTGTACACGGTGCCCTACATCCGCCGCgacatgctcatgatcgagaacCAGCTTCCGCTGCTCGTCCTCGACCGGCTCCTCGCCGTCGAGAGCGGCAAGGAAGGG AACGAGGAGTTGATCAACGGGATGGTGCTGAGGTTCCTGTCCCCGGCGGCGTGGCCACTGGTGACCGGCGTCGGGCTGGCGCTGCACCCGCTGGACGTCCTCCGCCGTAGCCTCCTTTACGGTCCGACACCGGGCCCGCAGGCGCCTCCGGAGGAGTCGGCCCCGCCGGACGACATCATCCGGTCGGCGGAGGAGCTCTACGAGGCGGGCGTCCGGTTCAAGCGCAGCCAGACGAGCAGCCTCCTGGACATCCGCTTCCGCAACGGCACGCTCTACCTCCCGCCCATCGCCGTCGACGACACCACCGAGTACATGCTCCTCAACCTCATGGCGTTCGAGCGGCTGCACACGGGGGCCGGGAACGACGTAACCGCCTACGTCTTCTTCATGGACAACATGGTAGACTCGGCGCGGGACGTGGCGTTGCTGACCGCCAGGAGGGTCGTGCAGAACACGGTGGGCAGCGACAAGGCGGCGGCGAAGCTGTTCAGCGGGCTGTCGAGGGACGTGGTGCTGGGGCCGCAGAGCCCACTGGACGACGTGCACAGGGAGGTGAACGCCTACTGCCGGAAGCGGAGGAACCGGTGGCGCGCCAACCTGGTGCACACCTACTTCCGGAGCCCCTGGTCGTTCCTCtctctcgccgccgccgtcttccTCCTCGCCATGACCATCATGCAGACCTTATACACCGTCCTGCAGTTCTACGGCGACAACAGCTag